Genomic DNA from Oncorhynchus clarkii lewisi isolate Uvic-CL-2024 chromosome 5, UVic_Ocla_1.0, whole genome shotgun sequence:
atgccgatgtagaagcacagtggccaggaaaactctctagaaaggcaggaacctaggaagaaacctacagAGGAACCAGGCACTGAGGGGTGGCCATTCCACTTCTGGCATTCActtctttcaaagtcactgagatctcaaACCAAGGCTGCCAGTGTAGGACACATTTGCTTGACACTGGGTCACTATTCTCAGCCCTAGAGCTGGAGAGACAGCCACTAGTAAGATGTGGCTTATTTCCATGTGCCAAAGGGGCGGACACTGACTAAATGCAATCCTGTGCTGTCACGGGAGAGTATTTCATTGGTAAACAAATAAGATGGCAATGGTGCTGATAATTCTAAAGTAAGTTCCACAATTGAAAAGGTATAACACACTTATGAACAAAATGTACATAAATAATTTATAAAAAGGCATATTGCTATATGCAATCCTGTGTTGTCATGTGAGAGTGTTTTATGGGtaaacaaaaatgttttttaaatttagattttattaatcaaatctaattttatttgtcacatgcgccaactACAACAAGtgtttaccatgaaatgcttacctatgagtccttttccaacaatgccgAGTTAAAAAGTACGAAAAATTTGGTacaaataaaaaaggaaatagtcacacaataaaacaacaataacgagactatatacagggagtactgttagatagtcaatgtgcaggggtaagaGGTAATTGACGTAATGGGgatattaggatccccattagccgacgccaatgccgacagctagtcttactggggtccaacacataacacattttttttaacagacaaaatactttacaactGACATACATTTAGAACCTTAacatgtagtatgtgtgtgtgcatctatcagttccacatacatgtcagtacatacacacaacaagtaggtcacatggtgGAGAGGTGTTGGGCCTTGAGGTGttgctttgtttgttttttgaaaccaggtttgctgtttacttgatctatatgagatggaaggaagttccatgcaatcatggctctgtataatactgtatgtttccttgaatttgttatGTACCTGGGGACTGTAAAAGGCACCTGGTGGCATgcctggtggggtaagtgtgtgtgtcagtgctgtgtgtaagttgactatacaaacaatttggaatttccaacacaatGTTTCTTAGAAAAACAAGAAGCTATGCAGTCAGTCTTtactcaactcttagccaagagagactggcatgaatcatcagcatacagtacatggacacacaggctttgtttaatgcattggtaaaaaatagaaaagagtagagtgCCAAGAGGGCTGCCCTGCGATACACCACACATTACATGTttaacattagagaagcttccatttaAACCCCCTACTCTATTGACGCACCAATGCAtaaatctaagtaacataataaaaaaatccccatcaaaatccatcagtttaagctagagatacagTATCAGTTTTTTTGAATGGGCTgcttctcaatccaccacatccgcctatgtcgcccttccacatttGCGGTGAcaagtggcagagctacagcgctATTTGTTAGACCAGGAAGCATTtcaaaatctgtcttctcacaaaaacatttgTAGCATCTGAGACTCATctaaaggtaacccatacaaatgaatggaagtatggaggtagttttgtggcaaggggttaaatatgtgtaaaaaaagaataatcctgagctttcttatatctccaagatataggacagacacttcaaaaccttattccttatgatatTCATGGACCAGTAGTAAAggtcaaattcaatattttatcaaattattaacttttttttttttacctaaaggggtcctaaaattccaaaaatgaaatagctaaatgatccatggtatgacctttttaaaaaaaaatattccataTGTGAGATTAGAACCCATCTCATTTTATTTTCAGGGTCTTATAGGAGGAAATGTATGTTGTGCATGTCACCAGTTCCATAGATTCTGTAATGTCTACTCTGCTGTGACTCTTGAActgtataaatgtatgtgtgtaCATTGAAAGTATGTCTGTGGTAATGGATATGTGCTAATCTAGTTTGAGAAATTAAACCTGTCACTAATAAGGATCATCAGCAAGAGAAAAAATGAAGATTAGTTATTTGCTATCTGATTCTGGTGGGTTGCTGGGGTTGTCTTGTCCAATATATCTTATAAGTAATACAAGCTCCATTTCCAATGTAACTGTGTGTCTCAAAACCAAAAATGATTCCAATGAATCAATAACTTATCATGATTTCTGCTTAGAGGTTTCTGCTTGTACTGTTAATGAACATTTCAGCGCTTTACAAATAAAATTTACTATAATGTTTACAttaaacattttcaaaaaatacAAACAATTGATTCTTATTCGCATTCTCTTTTATTTAAATTCTTGTTCTCTTTTACTCCAATCCAATTATACACATAACATCTATGTGTTACTGCAGCAGACAGCTACAGAAATCAGCTCCATTGAAGACAGTACAgtaaatattatatatttttttcaaaccCGCAATATTCGGTAGACCTTTGGTCTTCAAATAGAATATCAATTTGACACCTGAAATATCATTCTACATTTTTCTGACATCTAGCAAATATTCACACAATATTTCTTGACACATATAAACAAACATAAAATGTGCCACCTTGGGCAAGAGGGCAAGGATGCCTCGTGTCAAGATTTTTTCTCACTAATGTATCCACACTAGGAAGAGAACACACTAGGAAGTGAACACACCAGGAAGTGAACACACTAGGAAGTGAACACACTAGGAAGTGAACACACTAGGATGTGAACACACTAGTGACCAAAGCCTTGTTTATACCGGGCACTAACATGCATCCAATTATTTAATGAATATtctttcaaaaaatatataaatgtatttatttttaaacagaaATTGATGTCATAAGTCAATTGTgccacctgtcaatgattttagaagATGGGATAATTATGATTCAAATGGTTTCACTGTCTAGATATGTCTACATttgtaagatatccagacacaatgcATGCCTGTCCATGGACGTGGGAAGATGTTTGAGGGTGGGGGTGCTGCACTACAGACGGCTATATAAGTCCGTTAATATcgtactagtaaaggcccagtgcactacttttgtggagAAGAAATCAGGGGGTGCTGcggcaccctcagcacccctacttcccacggCTATGTGCCTGTCTACCTCTggaggtggtcaggaagatcacaatcagatcacaatgtgtCTTTTGATCGTCTACAAATGTGGGTACAATCAGGATGTGAACACAATCAGGACAAAGGGGGCTTGTTGGCACCAGGTATTAACAGCACTTTTGTAGTATCACATGAACTCCTAATGACCATTAGCCTGTCAGTCGGACAGCAGCTCTGAATGACTCCGCTCTGGTTTTCATTCAACCCAATCTCTAGATTATTGCATAGAAATAGTGAGTGAGTCTCTTACTGTATGTTCTCATGTGACTGGATGGCACTGATGGTATCTGATGGTATCAAAACTGTATTATTGAGTAAGTTGTGGATTGTAGTAAGACTTAAGGTTAACTACAGAGCACAGGCAGcgagtggcaccttaattggggaggacgtgcTCATAGTAATAGCTGGAAGGGAATTATTGGAATGGTATCGAACACATtaaatacatggtttccatgtgtttgataccattccattcactccattccaaccattattaAGAGCCGTTCTCCCGttagcagcctcctgtgctacagAGGTATTGAGGGACCAATTTCCACAACGGATCACCTAAGACAAATTACTGGATTTCAAAGTTCCCTGCAAAGGTCCCTGCATTTAAGGTCCCTGCTGTGAGCTTTAAAGTGCTTCAAAGGACGTCCATTGAATTCAATCTTGCTGGTCTAGATTTTCAGAAAAGGATGGAGCTTTCTGCATTATGTTATTCGGCAGTCCTTTGCAAGTGattctcagtgattctctcgttaacacaggtgtgagtgttgatgaggacaaggccggagatcactctgtcatgctgattgagttcgaataacagactggaagcttcaaaaggagggtggtgcttggaatcattgttcttcctctgtcaaccatggttacctgcaaggaaacacgtgccgtcatcattgctttgcacaaaaagggcttcacaggcaaggatattgctgccagtaaaatTGCACCTAAAttaaccatttatcggatcatcaagaacttcaaggagagcggttcaattgttgtgaagaaggcatcaGGGTGCTCAataaagtccagcaagtgccaggaccgtctcctaaagttgattcagctgcgggatcggggaacCACCGGTACAGagtttgctcaggaatggcagcaggcaggtgtgagtgcagatgcacacacagtgaggcaaagaagccacttttctccagaaaaaacatcagggacatactgatattctgcaaaaggtacagggattggactgctgaggactgggataaagtcattttctctgatgaatcccctttccgattgtttggggcatccggaaaaaagcttgtctagAGAAGACacggtgagcgctaccatcagtcctgtgtattgccaacagtaaagcatcctgagaccattcatgtctGGGGTGGCTTCTCAACCAAGGgaatgggctcactcacaattttgcctaagaacacagccatgaataaagaatggtaccaacacatcctccgagagcaacttctcccaaccatccaggaacagtttggtgacgaacaatcaaatcaaatcaaatttattttaatagcccttcgtacatcagctgatatctcaaagtgctgtacagaaacccagcctaaaaccccaaatggcaagcaatgcaggtgtagaagcacaatgccttttccagcatgatgcagcaccttgccataaggcaaaagtgataactaagtggcttggggaacaaaacatagatattttgggtccatggccaggaaactccccagaccttaatcccattgaaaacttgtggtcaatcctcaagaggcggatggacaaacaaaaacccacaaattctgacaaagtccaagcattgattatgcaagaatcagtcaggatgtggcccagaagttaattgacagcatgccagggcagattgtagaggtcttgaaaaagaagggtcaacactgcaaatattgactctttgcatcaacttcatgtaattgtcaataaaaccctttgacacttatgaaatgtttgtaattatacttcagtattccacagtaacatatgacaaaaatatctaaagacactgaagcagcaaactttgtggtaattaatatttgtcattctcaaaacttttggccacgactgtataatCACTCCTCTAAAGTTTAGCCTTCACTAACCTACTGTAATCTACATGCTGTCAAACTATGAAACTGTCCAATTTTGATGCAACTGAATTGCTTTTTGGGGATAATAAAGATGAATtgcattgtattgtattctagtcTACTCCATTCTAAGTCAAATACTGTATTGCAGAATAATAGAGATTTGAATAGAACTATTGGTCACCAGAAAGAAGGCATGGTCAAATGATAAAAACAAGAACAAACTGACATACTTTAAAAATAAATTGATGAAAACAAGCTGTTGCTTGTGTCAATTTTAACCAGAGTGATCTATTTTATAAGAACAGGTAAAAAACAAAGTACATTTGAAACATATTGATACACTCCAACTGTCATTCCTGGCAAAGTAATGCCTGGTAGTATATATTTTTCAGACAGTCTTTGTCAAGTTCACACAGAATAAAGAAACTATGTAACCACAGTGTAGTAAACTAAATCCAATACTCTCCATCATTGATGATGACAGATGACAGTTGATTTTTGTGGGTATTTTACCCCATTCCTTATATAAGAGATCACAGAAATGATAGAAAGTGGCATATAATTCCTGAGCATCATACATCTTCCTAAACAATTTAGCTTTTTTTCAGCCAAACTCATGCTTGCATTAACAGCTTTATGCCAAAgcatttttacccctttttcgtggtatccaattgttgtagtagctactttcttgtctcatcgctacaactcccgtacgggctcgggagagacgaaggttgaaagtcatgcgtcctccgatacacaacccaaccaagccgcactgcttcttaacacagcgcgcatccaacccggaagccagccgcaccaatgcgccggaggaaacaccgtgcacctggccaccttggttagcgcacactgcgcccagcccgccacagtgcgcccagcccgccacaggaggaCACCcgtaccgaccaagccctccctaacccgggcgacgctaggccaattgtgcgtcgccccacggacctcccggtcacggccggttacgacagagcctgggcgcgaacccagggactctgatggcactgcgccacccgggaggcggcATGAATATTTTTAATAACAACCGTTTTGTTGtaggggtacgcccacaccattccaacacagaaaagctgctttttaaaATTAGCATTTTTTGGAAGGAAAAACTTTTCcctcatattgtaattaattacaGGTCGTATTTCATAAAAATCATtatccttgacttattccacatttcttgttgttgtgttacagcctgaattgaaaatggattaaatagattttattctcacccatctacctacacacaataccccataacggcAAAGTGAAAACACCTTTTTAGAAttatttgcacatttattgaaaatgaaatatagaaatgtctaatttacgtaagtattcacacccctgattcAATACTTTTTAGAAGCACCttaggcagtgattacagctgtgtctttcattgctagacagccattttcaagttgccatagattttcaagacgatttaagtcaaaactgtaactaggccagtcAGGAACACTCAATGTCATCTTGATATGCAATTCCAttgtatacagtggcttgcgaaagtattcacccaaacaatctttaagtcataccacagattctcaattgaattgaggggccattccaatacatttaaaagtttccccttaaacccctcaagtgttgctttagcagtatgcttagggtcattgtcctgctggaaggtgaacctccgtcccagtctcaaatctttggaagactgaaacaggtttccctcaagaatttccctgtatttatcaccatccatcattccttcaattctgaccagtttcccagtccctgtcaatgaaaaacatccccacatcatgatgcttccaccaccatccttcactgtggggatgatgttctcgaggtgatgagaggtgttgggtttgcgccagacataatgtcttccttgatggccaaaagctcaattttagtctcatctgaccagagtaccttcttccatatgtttggggagtctcccagaAGCCCTTTGGCGAGCACCAAACATGTTTACTTATttttttctgtccactcttccataaaacccagctctgtggagtgtatgggtgcatatatgcacacaccacttttctgtttttgaattttttgaaacaagttattattttcatttcacttcaccaatttggactattttgtgtatgtccattacatgaaatccaaataaaaacccattcaaattacaggttgtaatgcaacaaaataggaaaaatgccaagggggtgaagaCTTTTGcaaggccttgtgttttaggttattggccttgtgttttaggttattgtcctgttgaaaggtaaagttgtctcccagtgtctgttggaaagcagactgaaccaggttttcctgtgcttagctctattccattccCTTGTCCTTGCCGATAACAAGCATACacatagcatgatgcagccaccaccttgctggaaaatatgaagagtggtactcagtgatgtgttgtgttggatttgccccaaacataatgctttgtattcaggacaaaaagtgaattgttttgccacatttttttcagttttactttagtgccttattgcaaacaggatgcatgatttggaatatttgtattctgtacaggcttccttcttttcaatctgtcatttaggttagtattgtggagtaactacaatgttgttgatccatcctcagttttctcctatcacggcCATAAAAGCAAAATTCCACCCCAAAAccatcttttggtatttgtttcattagccCATTTTTttatatagtcccaaaatgttttccatgtcagcaatcaagttttcaagatatacaACTTCaagataaaatacagaaatacaacgTGTATGATGCATTGAGCATCATATGATGGAAAACGCaacatcatatgatgcaaaatgcatcgtACCGGTTGAGGGCACTTGTGAAAAAggaaaggggtgtgaatagtttctgaaggcactgtattttaagGCTTAGCAGCCTAGCAGGATGTTGTCCTTCAAAAAAAGTGCtatctacctggaaccaaaaagggttctcctatggggacagccaagaaACGCTTtgggaacctttttttctaagagcgtAGCATGTATAGATCAGTAAGGTTGATTAGACCAACTCTTTGTACTCTATGAGAGGGTAGCTCCCAAACAGCATAAATAAGTATTCAGTGTTTTCAACAACagaagcagcagtagcagcagtagcagcagtagcagcagcagcagtagggtCATTCATGGCTCACCATGTGCTCAGTGAGCTGAGAGGCACACTGGAAAGCCTTGTCACACTCCACACAGACAAAGATCCTCCCGGCACACGTCTGCTCCTGGTGGCGCTTCAGAGCAGCTGTGCGGCTGAAGGACATGCTGCAGCCTGTGCAGTCGTAGGGCCTCTCTCCGGTATGGACACGCTGGTGACGGACCAGGCGGGACACCATGGCGAATGCCACCCCGCACTGAGGACACTTGTGGGGGCGGATACCGCTGTGTACGGCCTGGTGCTCCAGTAGGTTGGAGGACTTGGTGAAGGACTTGGTGCAGACCAGGCAGGTGTAGGGTCTCACCCCGGTGTGCACCTTCTGGTGCTCTGCCATGCGGCTGGCCACGGCAAAGGCTTTCCCGCAGATGGGACAGCAGAAGGGCCGCTCGCCCAGGTGAGTGCGCTCATGGCGGAGCAGGGACAGTGGCTTGTTGAAGGTCTTGCCACACTGCGTGCACGGGAAGGGTTTTTCATTGGTGTGCATGTTGCGCTCATGCTTCCGCAGGTCCGAGGAGCGCACAAAATCCTTGCTGCAGGTCTCGCACACGTACGGTTTCTCTCCGGTGTGCGTGCGAATGTGCTTGCGGTAATCGGAGGACCAGATGTACGTCTTTTCACAGAAGGGGCAGTGGTACGGTCTCTCTCCAGTGTGCAGGCGCTTGTGCTGCTGCAGTGTGCCTTGGTGAGAATAGGCTTTGCCACACAGGTCACATATATGAGGcttcaggccactatgagtatcCAGATGACTCTGCAGATTGCTGGACTTCTTAAAGGCCCAGTTGCAGTGAGTGCACTTGTAGGGCCGgttctctgtgtctccctccacTCCACGTTTCTTCATGGCAGCAAACACTATAGGCACCTTATCCTCACAGGCATCAATCATGGCCATAGCCTTGTTTAGTGGAGGGGGAATGACTAGCGGTTCTCCACCCTTCCAATTCCCCTTGTTACCACGCACATCATGACGAACATCAGACAGAGACTCCTTGGTTTTGGGCCTGATCTCTCTCACCAGACGCAGCTTCAGATCGGAAGGATCACCGCTGCACACTTTCCTCTGGAGAAGTCTTTTCGTACCATTCTTGATGTTGCCTTCCTCCTGTTGTGACGAGTCTGAGTAGACCCCCTCCAGACCTGTAGAACCTCTCCTATTGGCAACATTATGTTTAATGGCTGCGGGTGAACCTGGAGGACTACAAAGGTCCTGATTGAGAGACAGTCTCTTGTCTTTTCCAGAGTTGAGCCCAGCAAACTTCTCAGCCAGAGTCCATGTAGGTGTTTGTGGGTTTAAATAAATCATCCCAGTGTAGCTACTACCTGAGAGGGAGTCAGTATCGTCATTATCAGATGGGTTAGAGTCACTTTCCACTTTGTGAGCAGTGTTG
This window encodes:
- the LOC139409401 gene encoding zinc finger protein 648-like isoform X2, translating into MWELLQDCWKSIPGTAKEVSSGKIPFQPQATFTTFIISSMAEEMPSWTSERFVDKVYISKRSIRKNLINKMHYISHVPSESVKVNTAHKVESDSNPSDNDDTDSLSGSSYTGMIYLNPQTPTWTLAEKFAGLNSGKDKRLSLNQDLCSPPGSPAAIKHNVANRRGSTGLEGVYSDSSQQEEGNIKNGTKRLLQRKVCSGDPSDLKLRLVREIRPKTKESLSDVRHDVRGNKGNWKGGEPLVIPPPLNKAMAMIDACEDKVPIVFAAMKKRGVEGDTENRPYKCTHCNWAFKKSSNLQSHLDTHSGLKPHICDLCGKAYSHQGTLQQHKRLHTGERPYHCPFCEKTYIWSSDYRKHIRTHTGEKPYVCETCSKDFVRSSDLRKHERNMHTNEKPFPCTQCGKTFNKPLSLLRHERTHLGERPFCCPICGKAFAVASRMAEHQKVHTGVRPYTCLVCTKSFTKSSNLLEHQAVHSGIRPHKCPQCGVAFAMVSRLVRHQRVHTGERPYDCTGCSMSFSRTAALKRHQEQTCAGRIFVCVECDKAFQCASQLTEHMVTMVDRGRTMIPSTTLLLKLPVCYSNSISMTE
- the LOC139409401 gene encoding zinc finger protein 648-like isoform X3, which encodes MVWDELDHRVKEKQPTSAQHMWELLQDCWKSIPGTAKEVSSGKIPFQPQATFTTFIISSMAEEMPSWTSERFVDKVYISKRSIRKNLINKMHYISHVPSESVKVNTAHKVESDSNPSDNDDTDSLSGSSYTGMIYLNPQTPTWTLAEKFAGLNSGKDKRLSLNQDLCSPPGSPAAIKHNVANRRGSTGLEGVYSDSSQQEEGNIKNGTKRLLQRKVCSGDPSDLKLRLVREIRPKTKESLSDVRHDVRGNKGNWKGGEPLVIPPPLNKAMAMIDACEDKVPIVFAAMKKRGVEGDTENRPYKCTHCNWAFKKSSNLQSHLDTHSGLKPHICDLCGKAYSHQGTLQQHKRLHTGERPYHCPFCEKTYIWSSDYRKHIRTHTGEKPYVCETCSKDFVRSSDLRKHERNMHTNEKPFPCTQCGKTFNKPLSLLRHERTHLGERPFCCPICGKAFAVASRMAEHQKVHTGVRPYTCLVCTKSFTKSSNLLEHQAVHSGIRPHKCPQCGVAFAMVSRLVRHQRVHTGERPYDCTGCSMSFSRTAALKRHQEQTCAGRIFVCVECDKAFQCASQLTEHMVSHE
- the LOC139409401 gene encoding uncharacterized protein isoform X1: MWELLQDCWKSIPGTAKEVSSGKIPFQPQATFTTFIISSMAEEMPSWTSERFVDKVYISKRSIRKNLINKMHYISHVPSESVKVNTAHKVESDSNPSDNDDTDSLSGSSYTGMIYLNPQTPTWTLAEKFAGLNSGKDKRLSLNQDLCSPPGSPAAIKHNVANRRGSTGLEGVYSDSSQQEEGNIKNGTKRLLQRKVCSGDPSDLKLRLVREIRPKTKESLSDVRHDVRGNKGNWKGGEPLVIPPPLNKAMAMIDACEDKVPIVFAAMKKRGVEGDTENRPYKCTHCNWAFKKSSNLQSHLDTHSGLKPHICDLCGKAYSHQGTLQQHKRLHTGERPYHCPFCEKTYIWSSDYRKHIRTHTGEKPYVCETCSKDFVRSSDLRKHERNMHTNEKPFPCTQCGKTFNKPLSLLRHERTHLGERPFCCPICGKAFAVASRMAEHQKVHTGVRPYTCLVCTKSFTKSSNLLEHQAVHSGIRPHKCPQCGVAFAMVSRLVRHQRVHTGERPYDCTGCSMSFSRTAALKRHQEQTCAGRIFVCVECDKAFQCASQLTEHMVMSGLGVRTGATWEASDGLSGPPASAGSTGFHTSAGSIGSSASTEATGEVSASSSGFHASAGSSGFCASAEATGPLCIPGIVPFVGVLRLEPNAPGRGYTSEGGICHSLWFLPQAL